In Thermithiobacillus tepidarius DSM 3134, the genomic window TCGGCGATGGTGGCCATGCGGTGGTTGCTCAGGGGATCGTCGGGCGTGTCCGGATTGATGGTTTCCGAGTGGAAGGCATCCTTGAGTTCGTCGAGGCGCTGGTCGAAAAGCCGCGGATGGAAAGCGGGGCGGGCCGGAATGGTGAAGGCCAGCAGCACGCCGGCGATGGTGGCGTGCACGCCGGACTGCAGGGTGGAAAACCACAGCAGGGCGCCGAAGATGGCATAAGGCAGCGGGTGGCGGATGCCGCCCCGGTTGAGCAGCACCAGCGCGAGCAGGATGGCCCCGGCCCAGGACAGGGCCTGCAGGTTCAGGTCGCTGGTGTAAAAAACGGCGATTACCAGCACCGCACCGAGGTCGTCGGCGATGGCCAGCGCGGTCAGGAAAATGATGAGATTGCGCGGGATGCGCCAGGCCAGCAGCACCAGGATGCCGACGGCGAAGGCGATGTCCGTGGCCATGGGGATGCCCCAGCCCGCCATGGTCGGACCGCTCGGGTTGAAGCCATAGTAGATGAGGGCGGGCACGATCATGCCGCCGAGCGCGGCGACTACCGGCAGGGCGGCGTCGCGCAGGGAGGACAGCTCGCCGACCAGAATCTCGCGCTTGAGTTCCAGGCCCACCAGCAGGAAGAAGAGGGCCATCAAGCCATCGTTGATCCAGTGATGCAGGCTTTGCTGCAGTTGCCAGGGGCCGAAGGCGATGTTCGCCTGCTGCTCCCAAAGGTGGTGAAAAGCGGAGCCCCAGGGCGAGTTGGCGATGAGCAGGGTCAGCACCGTGGTGCCCATGAGGATGATGCCGCCTGCCGTGGTGCGGCGCAGGAACTGCTCGAAAGGCGTCAGGATGCGGCCAAACAAGGGCTCCAGCGGGTAAGGCTTCAGCTCCATCGGGGTTCCTTTGTCCATCAAGCCAGTGCCTGCAGGCGCTGGCGCTGGGCCGTCAGTTCTTCCAGGGCCTGGCGCAGCTCCTCGGCCTTGGCGCGTTCTTTGGCGACGATCTCCGCCGGCGCCCGGTCCACGAAGCTCGGGTTCGCGAGCTTGCCTTCCACGCGGGCGAGGTCCGCCTGGACGCGGTTGACTTCCTTGTCGATGCGCGCCTGCTCGGCGCCGACGTCGATGAGGCCGGCCAGCGGCACCATGAGCTTGAGC contains:
- the nhaA gene encoding Na+/H+ antiporter NhaA; protein product: MELKPYPLEPLFGRILTPFEQFLRRTTAGGIILMGTTVLTLLIANSPWGSAFHHLWEQQANIAFGPWQLQQSLHHWINDGLMALFFLLVGLELKREILVGELSSLRDAALPVVAALGGMIVPALIYYGFNPSGPTMAGWGIPMATDIAFAVGILVLLAWRIPRNLIIFLTALAIADDLGAVLVIAVFYTSDLNLQALSWAGAILLALVLLNRGGIRHPLPYAIFGALLWFSTLQSGVHATIAGVLLAFTIPARPAFHPRLFDQRLDELKDAFHSETINPDTPDDPLSNHRMATIAESVEQAANAVQAPLQRMEHSLSPWVTFVIIPLFALANAGINFAEIRLGESLTQPVTLGVIFGLVLGKFLGISGASWLAVKAGIGKLPGGVEWRHILGAAWLGGIGFTMSLFISQLAFADPLLAEEAKLGILLASAIAAVIGLTWLYLSAPKRKPEVA